TCCAGCACGTACGTCTGGACGTTGGCCAGCGGCCTGCCGATGGGAGGAGCGCCCTGCCCCGGCGTGCACTCGGTCCACGTGGCGCACACGGTGATCTCCGTGGGGCCGTAGCCGTTGTAGAAGCGCCGCCCGGGCGCCCAGCGCTCCACCAGCTCCGCCGGGCAGACCTCGGCGCCGGAGACCATGACGCGCAGGTGCTCCAGTCCGCCCTGGGGCAGGGTCCCCAGCACCGACGGAGTCATCGTGACCGCCGCCACGCGGTGCTCCTCCAACAGGCGCTTGAGCGCCTCGCCCACCAGCACCTCTCCCGCGGGAGGGACGACCACCGACGCGCCCAGGGTCACCGCCAGCAGATAGTCCCAGACGGAGATGTCGAAGCCGAGCGGCGAGAGCTGAAGCACCCGCTCCCCTTCCTCGACACCGAGCCGGCGCAGGGCCACGGCCAGGTTGAGGGCACCCCGGTGCGTCACCTCGACGCCCTTGGGCCGTCCGGTGCTTCCGGACGTATAGATGATGTACGCGGCGTTCTCGCTCCGGGCCTCACTCACGGGCGGACCCGCGTCCTCCTCCCCTACTTCCTCTATCCGCACCACCCGGACGCCCTCCGGCAGGCGGCACCGCTCCTCCATACCCGCGCGCGTCACCACCACCCGGGGCCGGGCGTCCTCCACGAGCCACTCCAGCCGCTCGCGAGGCTGCGCCAGCTCCATCGGCACGTACACGCCGCCCGCGAGCTGGATGCCCCAGAAGGCGACCACCGCGTCCACGCTCTTCTCCAGGAGCATGCCCACGCGCACCTCGGGTCCCACGCCCTCGCGCCGCAGCCGGTGCGCGAGCCTCCGGGCCCTCGCCGCCAGCTCCCCGTAGCTCAGCCGCTCGGCGCCGCACACCAGCGCCTCCGCCTCGGGCCGGGCCTGTGCCCGCCGAGCCAGCAGCTCCGCGAGGCTCCCGGGCTCCTCGGCGTCCCGAGGCCCCTCGCTCCAGGCGCCCAGCACCGTGGCGCGCTCCTCCTCGTCCAGCAGCTCCAGCGCTTCCACCGGCCGCTCTGGTGCCCGCACCAGACCCTCCAGCAGCGACGTGAAGTGCCGCGCCATGCGTGAGGCCGTGGAAGCCTCGAAGAGGTCCGTGCAGTACTCCAACGAGGCGCCCAGCCCGTCACCGGTCTCGGCCATCGTCAGGGACAGCTCGAACGCCGAGCCCCGTTGCGCGAGCGGAAGGGACTCGAGCTCCAGCGCGCCCAGGCGCATGCGCGCGCCCTTCTCTCCCAGCGCGAAGGCGGCGAGCGAGCCGCCCGTCTCCGGCAGGTGGGCGCGCTGCAGGACGAACATCGACTGGAAGACGGGCGAGCGCCCTGGCTCGCGCGCGGGTTGGAGCTGCTCGACGAGCCGGGCGAAGGGCATGTCCTGGTGCTCGAGCGCCTCCAGGACGGTCTGACGCACCTGGGAGAGCAGCTCCAGGAAGGTGAGCCCCGGAGACAGACTGGCGCGCAGGGCCACCGGGTTGACGAGGTAGCCCACGAGCCGGGACAGCTCCGGGCGCGAGCGGCCCGCTGTAGGCGAGCCGACGACGAGATCCTCCTGTCCGGTGTAGCGGCGCAGGAAGGAGAGGAAGGCGGCCAGCAGCACCATATAAGGAGTGGCGCCATGCTCGCGGGCGAGCGCCTTCACACGCGCGGTGGTCTCCGGCCCCACCTGGAACGCGAGCGAGGCGCCCCGGAAGGACTGGAGCCTGGGCCGGGGACGATCCGTCGGCAGCGCCAGCACGGGCAGCTCGCCACCGAGGCGGGAGCGCCAGAAGGAGCGCAGCGTCTCACCCCTCGGGCCCGCGAGCCGAGCCGAGAGCGCCCGCGTGGCCGCCGAGGGGCTCAGGGCAATGGCCGGCAGCACGGCCGGTGCGCCGCCCGTCTCCGCCGAGTAGAGCGCGCCCAGCTCCTCCACCATCAAGCCCAGGGACCAGAAGTCGGTGATGAGGTGGTGCAGCGCGAGCAGCAACACGTGCTCATCCGGGCCTCGGGTGAGGAGCAGGACGCGCATCAGCGGGCCATTCATCAGGTCGAAGGGCCGGTGGGCCTCGGCATCGAGCCGCGCGGCCAGCTGGGCCTCGCTCCAGCCGGAGGCATCCTCCACGAGCAGCACGGAGCGCGGAGGCTCCACGAACCGCTGCACGGGGATGCCCTGCTCCTCGGGGAACACGGCGCGCAGGGATGGATGCCGCGCCACGAGCGCCAGGAAGGCCCGCTCCAGCGCCGCGACGTCGAGACGCGAGTGGATCCGCACCGCGCGCACCACGTGGTACGCCGTGCTCTCCGGGGCCATGCGCTGCAGGAACCACAGCGCCCGCTGGCCATCGGAGAGTGGCAGGGGTCCCGCGGACTCCTCGGGCGCGAGCGGAACCTCGGCCTCCGGCGAGGGACGCTCGGCGATGCGCGCGGCCAGCTCGCGGAGACTCGGCCCCTGCAGGAGACAGGTGATCGGCAGCCGCACCCCGAGCGCCGTCTCGATGCCGCCCTGCACTTCCATGGAGCGCAGCGAGTCGAGTCCGTACCGGGTGAGCGGCACATCCAGCTCCAGCTCACCGGACGGGACTCCGAGCATCCGCGACAGGCGAGAAGAGAGCCACGGCAGCAGCGCCTCCGGACCGGAGCCAGCGGGGGGAACGGGCACCTCGGCCTCGACCGGGCCCGCGTTCACCACGCCGGAGACCGGAGTCCCCTCGCGCCAGGAGCCCACCACCTCCAGGGAGCCCTCGAGGAACGCGGTGCGGCAGGCGTGGCGCTGGATCTTCCCGCTCGAGGTCTTCGGGATGCTCCCGGGCGCGAGCAGCACCACGGCATGGGCGCCGAGCTCGTGCTGCTCGGCGACCGCCTGGCGGATGCGGGCGATGGCCTCGCGAGCGCGCTCCTCCAGGTCGGCGCCGGAGCGGTCGGCGAACTCGTGGACGACGACCAGTTGCTCCTCCCCGTTCACGTCCACGGAGAAGGCGGCGCCACAACCGGGACGCAGTCCGGAGTCGCACCGCTCCACGGTGAGCTCGATGTCCTGCGGGTAGTGGTTGCGCCCGCGGATGATGAGGAGATCCTTCCGTCGCCCGGTGACGAACAGCTCGCGCCCGTCGAGCACACCGAGGTCCCCGGTGCGCAGGAAGGGCCCCTCGCCGGAGCCCGCCAGACGGGCCTGGAAGGTGCGAGCGGTCTCCTCGGGCCGCTCCCAATAACCCCGGGCCACGCTGGTACCGCGGACCCAGATCTCCCCGATGCGGCCGGGCGCGCACGGCGCACACGTCTCGGGATCGACGATGCGGACCTCCTGCTCCGCGAGGGACTGGCCGCAGCCGATCATCGTCACGCCCTCGGCGCCCTCACCCGGAGCCCGCGCCTCCGCGCGCAGCAGCGCCTCGCGCTCGAAGCGGCGCGCCACGGGAGCCTCGGCCCGGCGCCCTCCGCTGACGATGAGCGTCCCCTCGGCGAGCCCGTAGCACGGATAGAAGGCCTCGCGCCGGAAGCCGGCGGGGGCGAACGCCTCGGCGAAGCGCTCCAGCGTCTCCTGGCGGATGGGCTCGGCGCCGCAGAAGGCCACCTCCCAGCCGCGCAGGTCCAACGCGGCGCGCTCCTCGGGGGTCGTCTTCCGGACGCACAGCTCGTAGGCGAAGTTGGGGCCGCCGCTGACGCTGCCCCGGTGCCGGGAGATCGCCTCCAACCAACGCAGGGGGCGCTGGAGGAAGAAGAGCGGCGACATGAGGACGGTGGGGATGTCGCGGTAGAGGGGCTGGAGGATGCCGCCGATGAGGCCCATGTCGTGGTACGGCGGCAGCCAGATGACGCCCACGGGTTGGGGAGAGGCATCGAACCCGAGGGCGATGAGCCCCGAGTTGTGAAGCAGGTTGCGGTGGCTGAGCATCACGCCCTTGGGCGTGCCGGTGGAGCCGGAGGTGTACTGGAGGAAGGCCAGGTCGTCCGAGGACAGGCTCGGGGCGGACCAGGCGTCGGCGGCACCGGGCTCGAGCGAGTCCGTGGCGAGCCAGCGCAGGGCGCGGAGGTCGGGGGCGTCCTCGGTGAGGAACCCGACCATGTCGAGCACGGCGGAGGTGGTCAGCGCGGCGGTGGCGCGGCAGTCGGCGACCAGCGACTGGAGCCGGGGCAGCGTGCGGCCCAGGCGGGAGGGATCGGGCGGGTACGCGGGGACGGCGATGACACCGGCGTAGAGGCAGCCGAGGAAGCCCAGCACGTACTCACGGCCCGGGGGATAGAGCAGGAGCGCCCGCTCACCGGGGGCGAGGTGCCGCCGCAGGGAGGCGGCGACGGCGCGTGCGCCCTCGTCCAGTTCGCGGTAGGTGACATGGGTCTCTCCGTCCTCATCGAGGAAGGTGAAGACACGCGCCTCGGGTTGGTTCCGGACTCTCTGCCGGAGCACGTCCACGAAGGTGATGCCCTCGGGCAGGGAGATGGCGTGAGCGGGAGTGTCTCGCGTCGGCAGCTGCATTCGTCCTCTCGAGAGGGCTCGGAGGGGGCGAGAGGTCCGCCATCACTCACACGGCCACGAGGGCCGCGCAGTCGAAGACGAGACGCATCGGTGCCCCCTTTGGCACGAGGAACATTAGACGTTCTCTTTTTTGAATTCCAAGCGACAACACCCGCATGGACTTCACTGGGAGTGGACGCGCCAGTCACTTCAATGGATAAGCGCATTCCCATCTCTCGAGGAGTGATCACGGATGAAGTACGCCAACCTGGGTCATACCGGTCTGAAGGTGTCCCGCATCTGTCTGGGGTGCATGAGTTACGGCACCTCGAAGTGGCGCCCTTGGGTGCTGGACGAGGAGGCCTCGCAGCCGTTCTTCCGCCGCGCGGTGGAGGCGGGCATCAACTTCTTCGACACCGCGGACATGTATTCATTGGGGGTCAGTGAAGAGGTCACCGGCCGCGCCCTGCGCAAGTATGCGCGGATGGAGGAGGTGGTACTCGCCACCAAGGTCTACAACCCGATGGGAGACGGGCCGAACATGCGAGGACTGTCTCGCAAGCACATCGTGCAGGGGTGCGAGGCCAGCCTGAAGCGGCTCGGGGTGGAGACGATCGATCTGTACCAGCTCCACCGGATGGATCCGGAGACGCCGCTGGAGGAAACGCTGGGCGCGTTGGACCAGCTCGTGCGGCAGGGAAAGGTCCGCTACATCGGCGCGAGTTCCTCGGCGGCGTGGAAGTTCGCCAAGGCGCTGAGCCTCTCGGAGCGCAACGGCTGGGCGCGCTTCGTGTCGATGCAGAACCACTACAACCTCGTCTACCGCGAGGAGGAGCGCGAGATGATGCCCCTGTGCGAGGAGGAGGGCATCGGCGTCATCCCCTGGTCCCCGCTGGCGCGCGGGCTGCTGGCGGGCACGCGCAAGTCGCTGGATGACAAGCAGTCGACGACGCGCTCGGGCTCGGACGCGTTCGCCAACGCGCTCTACGACAACCCCCACGACTGGGACGTGGTGGAGGCGGTGAAGAAGGTGGCCTCCGCGCGGGGCAGCAAGCCCGCCGAGGTGTCCCTGGCGTGGCTGTTGTCGAAGCCCGCGGTGGTGGCACCCATCATCGGTGCCACGAAGCTGGAGCACCTGGAGGACGCGCTCCGCTCGTTGGACGTGAAGCTCACGCCGGACGAGGTGAAGGTGCTGGAGGCGCCCTACAAGCCGCACGAGGTCCGCGGGCACTGACAGGCCCGAGGCTCAGGGCGCCTCCTTCGCGAGCTTATCGACCTCCTTCTGGAGGTCCTGGGTGCCGTCGAAGAAGGCGTCCACGGGCTTCGCGGAAGCCACCCGGAAGGCGGGGGGCAGCAGCGTGCGATCGAAGTCCAGGCTGGACGAGAAGTCCTCGTCGCCCAGCAGCGAGTCCAGCTGCGTCAGGACGCCGAAGCACACCAGGATGATGGCCAGCAGGGTGGCGAGCCGCTTCGGCTCCGCGCGGGACACGTAGCGCACGTGCCAGAAGAACACGCAGCCCATCCATCCCAGGTAGCTCAGCAGGTACAGCCAGCGCACCCACGGCCCCAGCGCCAGTCCGTACACCACCGTCCCCAGCAGCAGCGGAATGGACAGCGCCCCCAGCAGGCCGAGGCTCGCGATGGTGCCGTGCGCGCCGAAGTGGAACTGCCGGCGCGCCACCTTGCTCGCGACGGACCAGATGCCCGCCCAGAAGAAGGCCGCCACCACGGGCACCAGCACCGCCACCGTCAGCGAGCCCCAGTCCGTCTTCTGGTAGCTCGTCAGGTACTCCTGGAGGAGGAAGGCCACCACGGTCGCGGCCAGCATCGCGGGGAATGCGAAGGGGCGCTCGAAGACGCGGCCCCGGGGCGCCACCGGGACGGCCGTGACGCGGGTGATCTCCACCGCGTGCGCGCGGCTCCGGAAGCGCAGCACCGTGTCCCCCACGGCCACCCGCGCGTCGTCCGCGAGCACCAGCTCCGCCAGTTGCGCCCAGGGCTCCACCCGGAACGTGCCGTTGCGGCTGCCCACGTCCCGCACCAGGAGCTTGCCGTCCTCGGTGCGCTCGATGCGCAGGTGCGAGGTGGACACCTTCGGGTCGTCCAGGATGATGTCGTTGGCGTAGCCGCGCCCCACCGTCACCGGGAAGCGCTCCAGGCGGTGCCGCGCGTGCACCGCGTCCCCGTCCAGCACCTCGAGGAAGATCACTTCGTCCACGCGAGCGCCTCCAGGTAGCGGCGCGCGAGGGCGCGTGCGTTGTCCGCGGAGAACCCCGCCAGGTCCAGGCTCGTCTGGACTCCCGAGGTGCTCGCGTTCACGGTGGCGGCCCGGAGCGCCAGGTCATACAGGCCGGGGAACTTCTTGTAGGCGCGCAGGCACAGCGCCGTGCGCACGGGGATGCCGCCCACCTTCACGAACGACACCTTGCAGCGGAAGTTCGTCACGTCCTCCTTGGTGGCGTCCACGCCGCCCGCGTCGTTGCTGAAGGTGGCCTCGTAGAGCGACGAGAAGCGCAGGGGCCCGAGCTGCTCGCTCGCCACGGCGGCATGGTCATACGCGACCACGCCCGTGCGGTGGTCCGAGCTCAGGTACAGATCCTCCTCGGAGGAGCACTGGTAGTTGGTGATGGTGTACGGGTTCTCGGGGTTGTGCGGGGTATCGCCCCAGCACTTGAGGAAGGGCAGCCAGCGGCCGGGCACGCGGTAGTCGCCGAGCTGCTGCGTCGGCAGGGGCTCGGCCAGCAGGCGCTCGGTGATGCGCTGCTGGTTGTCCAGCAACTGCGAGCCCACCACGGCCAGCAGCGCCGAGGGGCTGCTCTCCTTCACCTGACGCGCCCGCTCCAGCAGCGCGCGGGCATGCACCACCGGCACCAGGAAGCCGAGCTGGTTGCCCAGCGTGGCCACGTTGACGCCCACCACCCTGCCCTCGCCCGTCACGGTGGGACCACCGCTCATGCCGGGGTTGATGGCGCCGCTGAAGTGCACCTTGTCGTAGAGGGCGTCCTGCACCAGGCCGTTGTAGGTGCCCTCGACGATGGTGGTGCCCAGGTCATGCGGGTTGCCCATGGCGTACAGCCGGGTGCCCTGCGGAGGCTCCTTCGTCGCCAGTTCGAACCAGTCCTTCACGGGCCCGCTCTGCTGGATGACGGCCAGGTCGTGCACCACGTCCACATCCACCAGCCGCACGGGGACGGCCGACGCGTCATTCCCATCGCGCACCAGCTCGGCGGTGTAGTCCTCCGGGTGCTGGACGATGCTGGAGACGACGTGGAAGTTGGTGACGGCGTGCCCCTCGGCGCTCACGAAGAAGGCCGAGCCGATGGAGGACTTGGTGCCGCTGCGCCGCTCGATGATGCGCACCTGGGCCACGCGGCCCTTGAGCCGCTCGAAGAGCTCATGGGTGGCGGGAGGCAGCGAGGCCACGGGCAGCGGGGGGACGACGGCCGGCGAGCCCGCGTCCGGCGCGTCCTCGGGGATGTCGTCCGCGGCCGGAACCTGGGCCAGCGCGGCGAGGAGGAGGATCGTCAACATGTCGGGCGCACAGTAGCGGAACCGCCGAGGGGGCGCGCCAGGAGACGCGCCCCCCACCCGGAAAACGGTTACCGGCCGAGCTTCGCCAGGTAGATGTCGGAGTCACCCTCGCTCAGGAAGAGGTCGCCGCCGAACCAGCCGTACCCGGAGTAGGAGCCCGAGAGCAGGACATCGCCCGCCCCGTCCAGCCCGAGGTGGGCGCGGAACTGGAGCTCCTCGTTGACGAAGGCCTGGCTCCACTGGTGGGCCCCCGTGGCGTCGAACTTCGCCACGTACGCCTTGGAATCGCCCTCGTTCTCCAGGGGGCCGGCGCCGAAGTCGATGTAGCCGGCGTAGCTGCCCGTGGTGACGATGTTGCCCGCCGCGTCGGTGGCCACCTGGAGGCCCGTCTGGCCGGATGCATCACCGAAGCGCCGGCTCCACACGTGCCCACCCGCGCCCGTCAGCTTCACGAGGAAGACGTCCGTGGGGCCCACGCTCGCCAGCGTGGCGCCGCCGAAGCCCACCGAGCCGCCGAAGCCGCCGGTGAGGACGACGTTGCCCGCCGCGTCCGTGGTGACACCGGTGGCGAACTGGTCTCCCGCGTTGCCGAAGCGCTTGCTCCACAGGTGCTGGCCCGAGCCGCTCAGCTTCGCCACGAAGACGTCCCGCTGCCCCGTGCTGCTCAGCGTGGCGCCGCCGAAGCTCACCGAGCCCCCGAAGCCGCCCGCCAGCACCACGTTGCCCGCGCCGTCCACCGCCACGTCCACCGTCGAGGCCAGGCCGCTGCCGGTGGCGAAGGCCCGGCTCCACACGTGCTGGAGCGCGCCGTCGAACTTCACCGCGAACGGGTCGTCATACCCGGTGCTCGTCAGCGTGCCGCCGCCGAAGCTCACCGAGCCGTTGAAGCGCCCGGCCACCACCACGTTGCCCGCGCCATCCACCGCCACCTGGAGGGAGTCCACGAACTTCTGCCCGTCGAAGCTCCGGCTCGCCAGGCAGTGGCCCGCCGCGTCCAGCTTCGCCACGAACAGGTCGCCGTACCCCTTCATCGGCCCGCAGCCCAGGTCCAGCGTGCCCGCGAAGTTACCCGCGAGGACGATGTTGCCCGCCGCGTCGAAGGCCACGGCGCGACCGGGCTCGTACATGCCCAGGTCATCCCCGTTCATCCCATCGAAGCTCCGGCTCCACACCACGGCGCCGGACGCGTCGAAGCGCGCCACGAAGGCCCGGTCGTAGTAGCTCGGCGCCGGCAGCGCGCCCGCTCCGAAATCCAACGCTCCCAGGTAATCCCCCACCACCACCGAGCCACCCGCGCCGTCCACCGCCAGCGCCTTCACCGACTGCCGCGTCTCGTTACCGAAGGTGCGGCTCCACAGGTGCTCACCGGGGACGGCCGCCAGGGCCGCTCCCGCCGACAGGCCCACCACCACTGCCGCCGCTGCTCCGAAACCACGTCGTGTCTGCATCGAGTTCCTCTGTTGTCCGAACGTTCTCGTTCCAGAGGCGCGCCCTCCTGCGACGCGCCCGCCCTCGCAGCCGTGCCCCCTGTGCACGTCCCGGAGCGGAGCGGGCGGACCGCTACCACGCGTTTTTGACGGCAAGGGCGGAATTTTGAAGGCAGCGGCGAAAAATTTGCGTAGCAGGCAGGCAACGGAGCCGGCAGAATGAGAGAACCCTCGGCCCCGTGACATCCCTGCCCCGTACGGTAACCTTGCGCCCGAGATGAACCCCGAAGCCCGCGCCGAAATGGTCGCACATGCCGAACGCGCCCTGCGTCGCGGAGAGCTGAGTGAGGCGTTGAGCCTCTACGAGCGGCTCTGCCGATCTTTCCCAGGCGATGAGAGTCTGGCGCACAAGCTGACCAACGTGCGCGAGATGCTCCTGCCCGAGGAGCTCGAGTCCCTCCGGACCCTGCGCGTCGAGCGTCCCAGCGCCCGGCCCGAGCGCGTTCCCCTGGGTCCCTCGTCACCCGTGGCCGAGGGCGAGCGTCTCTTCGCCCTGGGGGACTATGTCGCCGCCGCGGCCGCCTACCGTCGCGCCCTGCAGGAGCGGCCCGACAGCGAGCTCATCCGCGAGCGGCTCGAGGAGCTGTACCGGCTCGCACGCACACTCCCCGTGCGGCCCTCCCCCACGGATCGCAAGCTTCCCCGGCAGGTGGAGCCGCTGCTGCTCGCCCTGCTGGACCGGGTGGCCGCGCGGCGTCGCCTCAAGCGCGATTGACGCGTTGCACCCCTTGGGGCTGGCTCCTAGAATCCGACCCCGACGTGGCTGTCATACTGGCGCTTTCCTCCCTGACAAGCGCGTCTCAATTCCTGCACCCATGACGCTCATCGGCCGCAACATCGGGCGGTACCGCATCCTCGAGGAGCTGGGCTCCGGGGGCATGAGCATCGTGTACAAGGGGCTCGACACCACGCTGGATCGCGAGGTGGCGGTGAAGGTGCTGCACCCGCACCTGGCGATGAAGAGCGAGTCGCGCCGGCGCTTCGCGCGCGAGGCCAAGGCGGTGGCGCGGCTGCACCACCCCAACATCCTCGAGGTGTTCGACTTCTCGGCCGAGGGCGCGCAGGACGCCTTCCTGGTCACCGAGTACGTGCGGGGCCGCACCCTCAAGGAATACCTGGACGAGCTGGGCCGGCTGGAGCTTCCCGAGTTGGCGGCCATGATGCTGCACGAGATCGCCGCCGCGCTCGCGCACGCGCACGAGTCGGGCGTCATCCACCGCGATCTCAAGCCCGAGAACGTGATGGTGCGCGAGGACGGGCTGCTCAAGCTGATGGACTTCGGCATCGCCAAGCTGCTCGACATCGAGGAGCGGATGACCGTCACGGGCGCGCTGGTGGGCTCGCCGGCGCACATGGCCCCGGAGATCATCGAGGGCCACGAGGTGGGCCCCGAGGCCGACATCTTCTCGCTGGGCACCATCCTCTATGCCCTCATCGTCGGGAAGCTGCCCTTCGCGGCGCCCAACGCCACCGCGACGCTCAAGCGCATCCTCGACGGGGCCTATGAGGATCCGCGCCAGCGGGTGCCCACGCTCTCGGACGAGCTGGCGGAGATCTGCGCCAGGTGCCTGTCGAGGGATCCCTCCCGGCGCTACCCGAACGCGGGCAAGCTGCGCGACGCGCTGGGGGACTACCTGACGGGGCTCGGCTTCGCGCGCGTGGGCGAGGAGCTCGCCTCCTTCTTCGCGGACCCGCCCTCGTACCAGAAGCTGATGCGCCCGCGGATCATCGCCACGCTGCTCGAGCGCGGGGAGCGGATGCTCGTGGAGAAGCGCACGCCGCGGGCGCTCGCCTGTCTCAACCAGGTGTTGGCGCTGGATGCGGGCAACGCGCGCGCGCACGCGCTGCTGGCGGGACTGGCGCGGGAGCGCCGCATCAAGCAGTGGCGCGCCCGGGGGCTGAAGCTGGGCGCGGGCCTGCTGGTGGTCTCGGTGCTCGGCGCGGGCCTCCACCTGTTGCGTCGGCGCGCACCGGACGCGCGGCCCGCGACCGTCGGAGTCGCGCCCGCCTCGGTGGTGCTGCCCACCCCGAAACCCAAGCCCGCCACGGACCCTGGGGTGGAGAAGGCTCCGGCCACCGAGCCATCCCCTCTCCCTCCTCCGGCCGCCGTGGAGTCCTCACCTCCGCGCAGGCCCCAGGCGCGTGTGGAGCCCGGACGGACCGAGCCCGTCCGCCTCGCGCTGGTGCCCGCCTCCATCCTGGTGCGGCCCTATGGCTACATCCGCGTGGACGACGGTCAGCGCAGCGAGCAGCCACTGGCGCGGCACGCGGTGGAGGTGTCGCCCGGCCGGCACACCATCACCATCACCTGCGACTACTGCGAGGACGCCCAGGAGACGATCGAGGTGTGGCCCGAGGGGGAGAACGTCTTCCGCCTGCGCGCGCAGCTCAAGCCGTCGCGGCTCGTCTTCGCGTACGAGCCCGCGGACGCGCAGGTGCGCGTGGGGGACCAGGTGCGCACCGTGCGTGAGACGCAGGAGCATCCTTTCGACATCCGCTCGCCGAGTGGGCCGGCGAGCTTCCAGCATCGCGTGGAGTACGAGGTGAGCCACAACGGGTATCTCACCGAGAAACGCGTGGCGCTGATCGAGCCCGGGAAGTCCACCACGCTGCGCGGGTCCCTCGTCGCCGAATGAGCCGCTGCCTCACCCTCCTTCTCGTCTTGGGGCTGCTGGTCCCCGGAGCCGTGCTCGCCGCCGACGAGCAGGTGGATCCGGAGGTGAGCGCCCTGCGTGCCAGCTACGAGTACGGCCGCTATGCCGAGGTGTTGGAGCGCGCGAGCAGCCGCATCGATCGGGGCCGCCTGTCGGACAATGAGCTGGCCGAGCTGCACAAGCTGGCCGGGCTGAGCGCCTTCCACCTCAACCGGAGCGAGGACTCCGCGCGCCACTTCCGCGCGCTGCTGCGGGTGGAGCCCGACTTCAACCTGGATCCCTTCGCGGTGCCGCCGCCGGCGGTGGCCTGGCTGGACAGCATCCGCGAGCAGATGTCGGCGGAGCTGGATCTGGTGCGCCAGGAGCGGCGGCTGCGGGTGGAGCGCGAGCGCGCGGAGACCGAGCGCGAGCGCGTGGCCACCGAGGAGCGGCGCCGCCGGGTGGAGGAGCTGGCCCGGCAGGTGACGGTGCGCGAGGTGGAGAAGCGCAGCTACCTGGTGAACTTCATGCCCTTCGGGGCGGGCCAGTTCCAGCAGGGCCGCACCAGCGTGGGCACGCTGCTGGCGGCCACCGAGGGCGCGCTGGCCGTCACCAGCATCCTCTCCTTCTTCGCCTACAACTCCCTCATCGAGACGGGCAAGGTGACCGTGGACGCCATCGGCGGGCCCAAGGACATCACCTACACCTATATTCCCACCAGCCGTAAGCCTCAGGCCCTGGTGTGGAAGTGGCTCAAGTGGGGCTCGGCGGGGGGTTTCTACGCGGTGTACGCGGCGGGCGTGATCGACTCGCTCCGGTACCACCAGGACCAGGTCGTCCAGACGCACATCGAGACCCTTCCCCTCGCGCCGCAACCCGCCCCGCCCGCGGCCAGACTGAACCTCCATCCCACGCCCGGCGGAGCCGGCGTCGGCTTCACCCTCGCCTTCTAGGAACACGTCGACATGGCCAGCCTCACCGTCCGTACCCCCGATGGCAAGGTCCGCACGGTCCCCCTCCACAAGCGCATCACCAGCATCGGCCGCTCGGCCGACAATGATGTGCAGGTGGAGGATCCCTCCGTGCCGGACAGTGCCCTGCACCTGCTCTTCGATGGAACGCGCTACCAGCTCGGCAGCCTGGGCGCGAGCTTCCAGGTCAATGGCAAGAAGCGGGACAACCACGTGCTCGCCACCGCCGACATCATCCGCGTGGGCGGCACCGAGCTCGTCTTCGCCCGCGAGGACGCCGCGCCCAGGCCGGCACCGGCGCCCGTGCCCCCGCTCACCGTCACCCACGAGACCGAGGGAACGACGGATCCGGACTCGCACACCCGGGACATGCCCGGCGTGGTGGGCCGCGAGCTGGTGCTGCTGCGCCGTCTCACCGCCTTCAGCGAGCGGCTGCTCGGCAGCTCCAGCCGGGACGAGCTGCTCGAGAGCCTGTTGGACGAGGCCATCGAGGTGACGCGGGCGGACAAGGGCTTCCTCATCCTCCGGGAGAACGGCGAGCTGCGCGTGAAGGTGGCGCGCAACGTCACACGGGAGAACCTGATCGACGCGGAGGAGCGGGTGTCCGACTCCATCGTGGAGAAGGTGGCGCGCACCCGCAAGCCGCTCATCGTCAGCGACGCGCTGGACGACCCCGAGTTCAAGTCCAGCCACTCCGTGGTGAACCTCCAGCTGCTGTCCGTCATGTGCGTG
This is a stretch of genomic DNA from Archangium violaceum. It encodes these proteins:
- a CDS encoding FHA domain-containing protein; this translates as MDEVIFLEVLDGDAVHARHRLERFPVTVGRGYANDIILDDPKVSTSHLRIERTEDGKLLVRDVGSRNGTFRVEPWAQLAELVLADDARVAVGDTVLRFRSRAHAVEITRVTAVPVAPRGRVFERPFAFPAMLAATVVAFLLQEYLTSYQKTDWGSLTVAVLVPVVAAFFWAGIWSVASKVARRQFHFGAHGTIASLGLLGALSIPLLLGTVVYGLALGPWVRWLYLLSYLGWMGCVFFWHVRYVSRAEPKRLATLLAIILVCFGVLTQLDSLLGDEDFSSSLDFDRTLLPPAFRVASAKPVDAFFDGTQDLQKEVDKLAKEAP
- a CDS encoding S1C family serine protease, whose product is MLTILLLAALAQVPAADDIPEDAPDAGSPAVVPPLPVASLPPATHELFERLKGRVAQVRIIERRSGTKSSIGSAFFVSAEGHAVTNFHVVSSIVQHPEDYTAELVRDGNDASAVPVRLVDVDVVHDLAVIQQSGPVKDWFELATKEPPQGTRLYAMGNPHDLGTTIVEGTYNGLVQDALYDKVHFSGAINPGMSGGPTVTGEGRVVGVNVATLGNQLGFLVPVVHARALLERARQVKESSPSALLAVVGSQLLDNQQRITERLLAEPLPTQQLGDYRVPGRWLPFLKCWGDTPHNPENPYTITNYQCSSEEDLYLSSDHRTGVVAYDHAAVASEQLGPLRFSSLYEATFSNDAGGVDATKEDVTNFRCKVSFVKVGGIPVRTALCLRAYKKFPGLYDLALRAATVNASTSGVQTSLDLAGFSADNARALARRYLEALAWTK
- a CDS encoding serine/threonine-protein kinase, producing the protein MTLIGRNIGRYRILEELGSGGMSIVYKGLDTTLDREVAVKVLHPHLAMKSESRRRFAREAKAVARLHHPNILEVFDFSAEGAQDAFLVTEYVRGRTLKEYLDELGRLELPELAAMMLHEIAAALAHAHESGVIHRDLKPENVMVREDGLLKLMDFGIAKLLDIEERMTVTGALVGSPAHMAPEIIEGHEVGPEADIFSLGTILYALIVGKLPFAAPNATATLKRILDGAYEDPRQRVPTLSDELAEICARCLSRDPSRRYPNAGKLRDALGDYLTGLGFARVGEELASFFADPPSYQKLMRPRIIATLLERGERMLVEKRTPRALACLNQVLALDAGNARAHALLAGLARERRIKQWRARGLKLGAGLLVVSVLGAGLHLLRRRAPDARPATVGVAPASVVLPTPKPKPATDPGVEKAPATEPSPLPPPAAVESSPPRRPQARVEPGRTEPVRLALVPASILVRPYGYIRVDDGQRSEQPLARHAVEVSPGRHTITITCDYCEDAQETIEVWPEGENVFRLRAQLKPSRLVFAYEPADAQVRVGDQVRTVRETQEHPFDIRSPSGPASFQHRVEYEVSHNGYLTEKRVALIEPGKSTTLRGSLVAE